A window of Geotrypetes seraphini chromosome 16, aGeoSer1.1, whole genome shotgun sequence genomic DNA:
AAATGGTGCAAGCCTAACAGAGAGTCTTTCAATCATTACAATAGTGGCCACAACAACGGCCCGTTGGATTTTACCGCCAAtgtttgagaatcttccccagtcagatggcagataaagccccgagtggtccatccggtctgcccaaccatacatgcccCATAAATTCATttggtttaaatggtcctttttcttagatatttgtgggccagaaacccacagccctgcccagtagtgtgcttaggttccatctactggagcctccatcaaagctcactacagcccatcttaaccatcccagccattgaaaccctccccagcccgtcctcaactgaatgtccatatacgggacacagaccttgaaagcctgcccagtactggccttagttccttcaatgtatacccattattttctgattagagatcatctgtgttcatccctcacttgtttaaactctgtcaccgttttcttctccaccacctccctcaggagcacattccatgcatcaaccaccctctccgtaaagaagaatttcctaacattactcttgaatctaccacccctcagcctcaaattatgctctctggttttacatatctcccctgtccctcttttcctctagggaatacatattcagggcttccagttggcagtagaggagaagagaACAGACAAGATGAATGGAGTTCTCAGGGttgagtatagggagagataagagaagagagatattgaggaggcGAAGAgtaaatacacttgtaggtcagtaagaggagtttgaactgtaggaGAGTCGGAGGCAATGATGGAGGAAAGCTGGCAACAGGTGGAGGTGTGCACAAACCAAACTGTGTCCATGGTGATGGAGTGAATTTCAGGGTAAGAGCACCAGTTACAGATAGGAGCCTGGAGTTGACAGGCAGCCCTTCTCTGATAAGGTTTACTTTCCTCGTCATTGCGTCTCCGGTAACAAACACTTTCCCTTAAGTTTTTCTGTAAACATTaatggaaggagacagaaagagatagcAAAGAGACAACCGCCGTCAGCTCCTGATGAATTTCTAAACAACAAAATGTATTTCAAGTTGTCTTAGGAGACGCCAATTTTATATATACAGACACATGCTTATTCTAGTCTTAAGAAAGACAGCAAAACATACATCCCCTCTACTCTCCAACTAAACATCTGGAAAATAAACAGTGAGGAGAGCCCGAGCTTTATCCTTAGTTTGCAGATATATTCAGAGGATCTTTAATTCCAGCCACTAGAACTAGAAACACAATAACCTCCTCTCCAAcacacacttaagaacataagagttgcgaTACTGGGACAGACGGAAGGTCCCTCAAGcatagtatcctgtttctaacagtggccaacccaggtcaaccggtacctggcaagatcacaaggagtaaaacagagtttatgctgtttatcctaaggAGAAGCCATGGATTTGTCCaagaccatcttaataatggcctatggacttctcttttagagaattatccaaacctttttaaaaccccgctaagcgaACTGATTTCCccacattctccagcagcaaATTCtacagtttaattacacgttgagtaaagaaatattttctccagtttgttttaaatctactacttattagcTTCATCATATAccttctagtcctagtatttttggaaacagtaaacaagtgattcacatctaccctttctactccactcagtattttatagacctctatcaaatctcccctgagCACAGATAACGGAGGACTGGTGGTAGTTTCCTGAATACACAGAGTCTCATGACGTGCTCCATAAATGCCAGACATAGGACAGTGTGTAAAATGGAGCAGTCCAGAGCCAAGGCAGGGCATCTGCTATGGAAGACAACATTTCTAGACAATATAAGTGGCTCTTGGACAACTGGGCTAATCTCCAACAGGCTGTTCATCTTCTAGTCTGAGTGAATCTGCAGTAAGCGCTGAAGCATGATGGGTACAAAAAGCTTTGTTCATTTCCCTCTCTGGCCCTCATAGGGCGCTGGCTCCTTCCTCACCCTCCTCCACATTCTTTTGCCTTGACTGGAGATCATAATAGAATGGAAAGACGTCTTTCCGTGATACCAGCTTCCAGCCACTCTCCTGCACGTGGAAGAGGTCTACATGGCCTCCGGAGTAGGCGTCGCGGTGAGTAGCATGGCAGACGGCACGGCACGCCAACGCATAAGCCTCTGTTGTGCTCATCTCATACCTGTAGCCCTCATCCAGAACACTGTAGGCATATGGTGATCCTGAGCCCACTGAGAACATATCCCCAGGAAGTCGTGTTCCGTCGCTGTACACATAGAAAAGGGCAGGGCCCGTGTGGTCCCAGCCACAGAGAAGAGTCGCCACACACAGCCCCAGACTCTTGTAGCAGTATAGTGCACTGGAGAGGAGTTTGGCAGCCCCTGCTACACTCAATCTACGACCATGGCGCAGCTCGTAAAGCCGGAAATCCCGTGCCAACAGGCGCTCCCAGGTAGCACAGTCTGCAGCTGTGCCAGATGTGGTGCCCACGAGATGGCTATGGATAGGGATGACCTTCTGCGAGTCAGGGCTGGAGATGTATGAGCCACAGGAGGAACGGGTGTCCGCTGCTGCAATTATACCGCCCTGGAACTTGAAAGCCAGGGTGGTGGTACCATGTGCTAGTTGCAGGGCAACCCCACTGCCTTTGCCACGACATAACTGGGCTATGAAGGTCTCTGTATCCTGGCCGGGTGGTACTGCACCTGTGCTGTAGGCACCCAGAGACACAGGTTCTATATAATGCTTCCTTAGTGCAAAATCAGAACCGCAAACTTGCTCCAGGGCCATGGCTGTCTGCAATCGGGTCTTTTCCAACTTGCCACAGGGAAAGGAGTGACACCACAGGGAAGCAGAAGGGTTTTATATCATGACATTCCCCACATCCATCTCACACTCAGTGCCCCACCCCATGTCTCCACAGCCAAGCAGGACTGATGCTAAACTGAAGGCATCAAGGATGCTGTGAATGGTTGTATCTGACAGACGCTACCCAGGCACTGTAATACATTGAAAATAATCCCAACTGACTATGGATCAGTGACACTCTGTAACCTCACCcatctctgtttttttttctacagCTCCACAttgctttctctctttctccgcGTGTGTCTCTGTCTCCATTAACTCTCTTGGTCTGTGTATCTCTCTTTTTGTTTTAATTGGTCTCTCACCACTGCTCTCTGAAGCCCCATcatccatctctttctctccccagtGCTCTCTGTAACTTAGTCTTATCTCTCTCCTGCATCCTGCTTTGCTCTGACTCAGAGGGGTAAACCCTTTCCCCATTAACTTTCGTGCCCCTAGCCTGGGTCTCCTAAGATTTTGTTAATTAAACTGAATAATCACGATCACCACACAAACCTTCTACAAAAGTATGGGTTTGGACCTCCCCTTTGCAATTCATTATACAAAGGCATTTCGCAAAAAGGACTGAGACGGTTACAAATAATTCCAAATACGGTGATAAAAGTTATTACAAATTCAAGAAAGTTTGACCACGTTACACCCCTTTTGAAgaatgcccactggcttccaatctcatatagaattacttataaaatagctcttatAATTTTCATAATTCGACTATCAAAATcacctgtctttatttatttattttttaaaatatttttacatttttattaaagttttagaaaattacatAACATCGCAGAAAGAAAGGGATATCAGTACAATATAAAATACACAAGGAAATAACCAAACAACAACTGTCTAAACAATGCAAATCAAAAAGCATCCCCCTGAGCACCGCCAGTGCCCTGATATCCAAGCCACAACAGCCTATCCCAAAACCCCACATAACAATACCACTCTTACGAGTAGCCCCCTCTTGTTTCTTCATGAAGCCACCCTAccttctcaacccccccccccccccccccccccccggtaaacTTAATTCAGCAAATTCACTTTATCCATAATTAGAGACCAAGTCTGAGTGTAAGAAGCATAATAGCCATGACTCTTTGCTATTGAAAGTTCCATGGCACTCAAAGCTTCATTTTCCGTTCAGTAAGGAAGGCGGTTCTGCCTGTTTCCAATGAGTAGCAACCAGGCATTTAGCCGCTGCCAATTCCCAGCGAAGGAGCTTAGTCTGCCAGGTATGCGGGCACACATTATAAAGTCCCAACAAACAACCCTGTGGAGTAAAAGTTAGAAGAATCTGCAACAGCTGAGACAAACCCCCCACCACCTTTTTCCAAAAAGTTTCAATACTGTACattcccaccaaatatgcaaaaaTGTACCAGTCTTCCTCCCACAAAGCCAACAGGTATTAGAGGCCCCAGGATACATCTTGTGCAAACGTGCAAGTCAGTGTAAAGTACCACCTAGTGAACACTTTGTATGCATTTTCCTGAATACAGGAGGAAGCCTTACCCACTTCAATGCATACCTGGGATCGCTCCCAATCCGTAAAAATATACCCCAAATCCATTTCCCATGCCTTTTTATAGGTGGGGCGAAAAGGAGTAGAACCTCTATAATGTTGGTAAAGAACCGATATAGATTTAGGTAAGGTCCGAAACGTGATCCACAAACGTTCCAAATATTCAATAGACAATGGAGGCCCCTTATCCCAACCCCTAAAGCGTATAAAATGACAAATCTGGAAGTAAGTCAAATAATCCCCCAGAGGAAGAGCACAATTCTTCTGAAAGGCCTCAaaagacaccaggacccccctatTAAGAGCATCTCAAAATGTAAACAAACCGGACTGCTCTTACCTCTCAAAAGATCAACTCTCCCATCCCACAGGAAACAGTGGTTCATCTTGTATGGAATCCAGTGTAGAAGGGACTAACCCCCCACTCCAGCCCCAACGGGTATCGCCTGTATTTCTTGATCAACTTCTTATACCCTACACCCCTTCCAGCATATTAAGATCAAATCCTTGAACATCATTAGTACAAAGGCATGCTGCCATCTTCTTGGTTACAGCTCCCCAACTTTGGGAACGCCCTACCAGCCTACCTGAGAAAAGAAACAGCACTGGATAGATTCAAAGGTTCCCTCAAAAGTTTAATTAATAGGGATGCCTTCGAAACCTAGGCTTAAGGATCAAGACATAATCGTATTGTTTTATATTTTCTGACAGTCTATACCCACACTTCTATTTTCACTCTTACCCCTCCTTGTTGTTCCAACCCTATATGTTTCTCTTGTGCTATCGCCATTGCAGTTCTTTTCCCTTCCCATCTTGTACCAGTCTAGTATTGTACATCTGTTCAAAATTGCCATGTATGTTATTGTCCTCCCATTTTAGAATTGTAATTTGCTTAGAAATATTTGATAAGCAtgtgtatcaaattttaaataaaacttgaaacttttgctCTGAAAGCAAGCCTTTCTTTGCTGCTCTCTAGAAGCTGCTGTCCCAGGTAACCTAGACTTGTTTAATGGCTGTGCCAATTTtactctgccccctctctctcatcTTGCATTTCCCCTAATGAAGAGAGGAAAGAAACCTTCCCTGCTCCCGTTTCTAAAAGAAAGATTACTAGCCTGGAGGAGGGGAAGTATTTTCTCCACAATCCCAAACTCTTAGAAGGCTCTAATAACACAGCACCTTTGCTCCTCTTTACCCCTCACTGCAATTTCAGCTTCGGGACGCAGCTTGGATGAGCTCAGAAGTCAAGCACTCTGTGTGTTTCACAGAGAATGTCCATGTCCACTGCGCAGCTCCACAGACCGACACAGTAGAAGGAGCTCTTCACACAAACTCAGTAGAGATGGAAAAGCAAGGAGGGGGATACACAGAGCATCCAAGGAATGGTGAGGACTCTCACCATTGCACATGCTAAGGTAATCTGagacacagaaaaataaagtgacTTCTTCAGGAATGCATAAGGAGTCAGTGACAGAGATAGGGATTAgaactacacttctttgagggagtaaacagacagatagacaagggagacccagtcgacattgtatatctggattttcagaagattcgacaaggttccgcatgaacaactacagtactttgaaaaattgtgagccatgaaatcgagggtgaTGTACTCACGTGGATAAAAAACTGGCTgggggataggaaacagagagtgggggtaaatggacaatactcggactagaaaagcgtcacgagtggagtgccgcagggttcggtgcttggacccgtactcttcaacatatttataaacgacctgaaaattggtacgacgagtgaggtgattaaatttgcagacgatacgaagttattcagagtagtgaagacgcaggattgcgaagacctgcaacgtgacataaacacgctcgagaaatgggccatgacatggtaaatgaggtttaacatggataagtgtaaagtgatgcatgtcagtaagaaaaaccttatacacgaatacaggatgtctggtgcagtacttggagacccCCGCAGGAAAGAGagttgggagtactggtcaaccagtggatgaagccgtctgcgcaatgtgtggtggcggcggcgaaaagggcgaacagaatgctaggaatgattaagaaggggatcacgaatagatcggagaaggttatcatgccgctgtaccgggccatggtgcgccctcacctggagtactgccagcactggttgccgtacatgaagaaggacatagtgctactcgaaagggtccagagaagcgtgactaaaatggttaaggggctggaggagttgccatacagtgagagattagagaaactaggcctcttctcccttgaaaagaggagactgagatgggacgtgatcgaaacattcaagataatgaagggaatagacttagtagataaaaacaggttgttcaccctctccaaggtagggagaacgaaagggcgctctctaaagttaaaaggggatagattccgtataaatgtaagaaagttcttcttcacccagagagtggtagaaaactggaacgctgttccAGAAAACAACTTctagggattcaaaacaaagttagacaagttcctcctgagccagaacatacgcaggtaagtatcagttagggcactggtctttgacctaagggccgccacatgagcggtctgcagggcatgatggaccactggtctgacccagcaattcttatgttcttagtgaaaTAAATTGACGCCTCCAAAGTCACATACACAGTCAGTGATAGAGCTAGGGATTAGAACCttggggggttagcgcccaagaaaaaaatCAGGGTATCTGTAGAGAATACGAttaaatcttccgcccaatgtgcagtgtcggccaaaaaagcaaacaagatgctaggaaatatttaaaaaagggatggttaataagccTAAGaacgttataatgcctctatatcactcCCTGGTGCGAccttacctggagtattgcggtcagttctggtctcttatctcaagaaagatatagcggcactagaaaaggttcaaagaagagcgaccaagatggtaaaggggatggaactcctctcgtatgaggaaagactaaaagattagggctcttcagcttggaaaagagacggctgaggggagatatgattgaagtttacaaaatcctgagtagagtaaaacgggtacaagtggatcaatttttcactccatcaaagattacaaagactagggaacacttgatgaagttacagggaaaaggCAGCAGTGCTAGGTAAGAATCTTGGGcacattaagggttccttttacaaagccatggtagcaagtaccacacagaaaaagcgatGAAGTCCAttcaattagggttaccagattttacgtatgtaaaatccggacccatagaccCACCTCAACACTGCCCTGTTACACCCACACCCCGCCCCCCTCAGCCTTCTCGGCTCAGTCAAGAAGGCATCCGCTTATGCACCTCCCGAcacaatctgcttttcaaaacctggataaagtgccataagaacataagaattgccactgctgggtcagaccggtggtccatcgtgcccagcagtccgctcatgcggcggcccttaggtcaaagaccagtgccctaactgagactagccctaccagcgcacgttcttgttcaacagaaacttgtctaactttgtcttgaatccttggagggtgttttcccctataacagcctctggaagggcgttccagctttctatcactctctgggacagtctgggtgaagaagaacttccttacgtttgtacggaatctatcccctttcaactttagagagtgccctctcgttctccctaccttggagagggtgaacaacctgtccttatctactaagtctattcccttcagtaccttgaatgtttcaatcatgtcccctctcaatctcctctttcgctgtacggcaactcctccagtcccttaaccatcttagtcgctcttctctggaccctttcaagtagcaccatgtccttctttgggttttgaaaagccatccagacgccTGGACATACCCCctaaaaagaggccatgtccagataaatctggacgtctggtaaccctacatacaaTTCTATGGGCTTCATCACATTTGCCACACCAGGAATCACTACTATACAGTACTATTCTAGCCCTCATCCACTTGTTTAGTATTATCCAACTTTTTGATTATCCAACAATTGTCAGTCAGTCCCATTGGATGATCACTACTATACTACTTTTTCCTGAAGGGCTCGTCTAGAAGATCTATAGTCTGAAATATTGATAAACAAAACTATATTCACTGTTAACTTAAAAACAAGAATTCTCCTTTGACCAGACAGATGGATATGACTAGGCCTGCAAGAAGAACAGCAGCCTTAGCAACAGTAACCATGACTCAGGGCGTTCTTTGCCCTTTTCCAAAATGGTggcttttaaaatacattttatacAATTT
This region includes:
- the PSMB11 gene encoding proteasome subunit beta type-11 translates to MALEQVCGSDFALRKHYIEPVSLGAYSTGAVPPGQDTETFIAQLCRGKGSGVALQLAHGTTTLAFKFQGGIIAAADTRSSCGSYISSPDSQKVIPIHSHLVGTTSGTAADCATWERLLARDFRLYELRHGRRLSVAGAAKLLSSALYCYKSLGLCVATLLCGWDHTGPALFYVYSDGTRLPGDMFSVGSGSPYAYSVLDEGYRYEMSTTEAYALACRAVCHATHRDAYSGGHVDLFHVQESGWKLVSRKDVFPFYYDLQSRQKNVEEGEEGASAL